CCATTTTTACCGACGACTCTCGTCGACATCGGACTCTCATTGtcattgttgttgttgttattgttgttatAAATCTATCCGCCAATTTCTACATCTATATACGATCACTGGTCCTGAACGCTGAGTCGAACGAAGATTAACCGAGTGCTCGAGTACACGAAAATATCCTCAAAAGAATAATTTAAATACCTATCCGTCTGTTTAGAGATCTTTATTTTCCAAAAAAGtcactaaatattaaatattaaataccccaacattttaaaattatagTCATCCTagcaaatattcaaattacatGACTTCGATCTCGAAGTAACTGTTTAATCCTTTCGCTACTGTAATTTCAAAATTGCAATCACTTTTGTTATAAATGTCAAAGAATTAAAATGGCTTATTCTTGAAAGAAACTCTATTAAAAGAATTTTCATTTATGTGTGCATAGAGTAATGTGCTTTACAGATTTCTCTATCTATAATAATCATATAATCATAATATTTTCAAGCGAAAAATTTATCTTCATTCACGATTTAATAATTGGTGGTATACGTACATAAATCATTTGTAGCGAAAGGATTACACTAATCAACTGATCGACCATACCAAGAAACACCAACAACCAACTCATAGTTTCTCATTTCTTTATTTCAATATTCCAATCGTGTTACATATTCGTCGAGTAGGTATTATTCAAACTTAtattttcttcctctcttttttaaattgtaatacTCACAATTTTACAGGTCCAGTAAAAATAGCGTTCTCGGGGTATCCGAGTCCTCGCCTAATGTTCATCAAGTGTTTCTCAAGTACCCGGATACTCTCGTTGTGTCTGCGGAACACGAATACAATCAACAGACACTGATAATGATTCGGTATGCGTGTTTTATGTATGcgtgtaattatatatatatatacatatatatatattattatatatatatatatattattatatatgtgtgtgttttATGAATGTGAAGAAGAcacaatgaaaaaaaaaaggagtttCGTCATGAGTTTATGATCGGTATTATGCGTTTATCGTTCAGATAAGATATAATATATCTATAGAAAATCGAGTCGGTATTTTAATATATCGTAAGAGGCTCCGATCGCTTCGACGCAAATTCGTCATTTTATTCGTTTCTAACAATCGCCGGGAACGGTTTTCGTTTGTTCGCTAGGCTCGAATATTATAACAATGCTTCGTGGACGAGTCAGCAATATCATTCGGATTCCTGTCCTCTGCATTCCCGCAATTCGTCGTATCCGAACGTATCGCTGTGTTCGCGTTTATTTACGGATATACTTCGTATTCTCGTGtggaagagaaaaaaggaaatcaATCATGCATCTTTTAGAGAATATATGAAAAATACATACACACACGAGCGCGCGTGCGCGCGcgcaaacacacacacacacgaggATCCGAATAATATTTGCAGTCTTAAGTTCGTACTGTTCACCTAGTCATATGCGTGTTGTAATACGTAGACATAATACATCGTGCACATTAACGTTCACAAGATCCCTCTCCCTTTTTTTTTCATCCTATTGCTGACAATGCGCGAAAAACCTACTAgcaaatttttgtaaattgGCGAATGTTCGGGACTCGCTGTGTGTCACGTTGTCGCGTGGTGTTACGAATACAAAGGCAACtgaaattatgataaaaaaagtTTATTGTATATGAAGCTACTGTGATGTTACTgttgaatataaaaaaaatatatatatacataaaaaagatgctgtatttaaaaattgtacCTAGTGTGTTTTCTTATTTACACCTTCTTGCTATTCTATGTATCTGCGTTAATTGTGGAATAATTATAGAAAGATGAGAAGGTGGAAATGAAAGAGATTGTAAAGTGAAAAAATTGGAACATACTTCCTTTGTCtacttttctttcgtttcacctGCTCTAACTAATGGCATCGATCGACGCTATCAAAAATACACACTTTCagagaaaaatactttttatttcGCAGTTCATAGGTAACTCTTCGTTTTGGTAGAATAATCTCGAATCGGATTCAGACGGATAATTTATGCTCGAGCGTTTTGAACTTGATCAAACACAGCCGTTTATAATACAATGAGGAATGAAAACTCGTGTGTTTTTGTTCAATGCGATGTGATTATGAGTGAATCCGATTTCTTTAGATAGATCTCTATTTTTCTCCCACCTttactattatttttcatttatttatctatttgttTTCTTAACGACAGATTATCGATTACCATCCCGTGTAATACGAGCACACGCAAATTTGAATATTGCCTAATACTTGTTTTAAAGGTGTGTGCACAATTGTGCGAATATTCGTATGCATACAATTTCTGCATTGTACCAATTAGTTTCACTGAATTTCAAAATGGTCACATACGCAAGCTTCGTCGCTTTACTCGAAGCTTCGAAATGCTATaattacgtatatatattcttttGTTTTAAAACTAGATATCGCTTTCGTATTTTAGCAGTGAATGAAGTGCACATTATAAAAACAGATTTATTTACAATTCTACAAGACCGATTTATGTCCCTGTGTAAGTCGTTGATTTGCAAATATGTATgcaaatgttttaaaaaatccTAGTCACCATATTAAAACATTGCTTCTGACTCTAGATGTAAGCCAgtatattatttaacaaatacgTTTTTCTTATCACGTAAAATATTCGGTAAACATGGTTGTTCGGTATACTGCGTAACCGAAATACGCAAGCAAacgtaaaaattattattacttctgtgttctttttcgttttcattTTGTCATTTTTAACCGTTGCAGTCATGTGCAAAGTTTGACACAGTCTTATTAAAAAGACCAGTATGGTcggatatattatatatagtttttatatCTACATTGAATAAATGGTACAATGGTCACGCTTCCAGGGGATTTTAAAAATCACTTAGAGACGAATTAACATAATCTTATTGTCGATTTTGTATTTCACTTCACCATTTTGCCCTAACACTCCAGTCTTTTGGTGTCCAATGAAGACACTTAGGATCTATCCTGATTTGCCTCTTTTCCATTGCAGCTGCGTGTTGCTCGATAATCTCCCTGTGAATAAACATGTTTTGTCAATGACATATTGGAAGAAATCCTCTGTATTTGGAAAGAAGCGAAATATCTATATAAATTGTCTGCACAACTCGTTTTTTTTTCCTAATGACGCATTGACTATTTAGCCAATTACCTATTCaatgtaacaatatattgtCCTTTGTAGTAATTAATGAGATTCAAGTTCTGAAGTGTCGATATCACGTCTTCTTTCTTAATCGAGGTCAGCTCACATATTTCACTTATTGTAATCTGAGGCTTCTCATTTTCTACTAATGGCTTTATATTCAACAGAATGTCCAATATGGTGTGTGCCCAGTAACTTCTATAAGACAACAATCCCAAATCTGACAAAGGTTTTTCAGGTGAACCTGTTTTACCTTCGAATTTGGATAGCTCGTATGAGAATTCTATCAGTAATTTTCCATAGCCCCTTCTTTGATAGGGTGGTAGTGTAAGAATACAAGCTACGTTATGATCCTCAGTCGATTCTTTCTCTTTTGAGAAATAACCAACTATATGGAATCCTCTACTGTCAAAATCTGTCATTACATAAAACAAGAAAGGGTCCGTATCATAGTAAAGCGTTTTATGATCCAAAAATAATTTTGCTAGTAGACAAAGATTTTGtgcataatttttattttttcggcCGTCAATCTCGAAAAATGATATTGAACCTTTTCTATATATCTCATTGCCAGGTGGATGTCTTAAATTACACTTTGCTAAATGTCGCTCCAGGCATTTCCGACTTTTTCTATACTTCAGGCAGAATTCACAGATATATATACATGGTAGGTTTACCATTTCTTGTGGATAAGGGCTAAAATACCAGGGTCTTATTCTATGACGACCTAATTCTATTAGTTCTACATTTTTCATTCTAGTAACTATATCATCATGGTGATGTGCAACCAATGAACCAGTTGGCCTTGGACCAGGTGTCTGTGGAGGGCCATCCTGAGAATCCTCATTTTCTATAAATGTTGCCTTTCTCTTTCTAGacatttttttttgtaatgcaGCTTGTAAAACTGCAGAACCATTGACTGGTTCGTTACTAAGGCTGCTAGGACTAGGAGGTCTACTGGGTGCTTGTTTTTTGGGGGTTGCTGCACCAGTTCCTGGTGTGGTTCCATCTCGACGAGGATATTGGACTTTCCGAGTGTCCAAACAATCTTCAGTAACCCATTCATCTAATCGTTTATTGACTAAAATATTGCACATTTAGTTAAATGGTTGtctacgtacatacatacaacAGCTCTCTTCTTAATTCCCATTATACTTACAATCTACATAGTGAACATAATAACACTTGACACCATGTACGTCTTTAACACTGATGATTTCAGCAAGAGCTGTGGATGACAAAAGGACATTTTTGATAAACTCTCATTATTACACCTAAATAAATAAGGAGTGATAATGCACTCCTGAAGAAACAATAAAAGACCGAATGTACACAATCTATTACTGTCCGAGATACCTAAACATAAcctaaaaattgaaataaacataaTGTATGGTAAATGAACGccaatattttatcaaatatatttcttatattcaGGATACGATTTTAACGACATTAATCAATAGAAATATCCATGTGTCTATGAAATGGTTCAATAATGCGAACCAATGACACGCTTTATAAATAATCATTAGTGTATAAAATGTCATATATGATTCAGAGAAAAAGATCACGATTTTCTCAAAACAGATCATCATATGACTAAAGAACAAGAATGCAAATAGATATTTTACTCACGCCAATCGTCCGTCCCGTGCATTCTGACTGGTAAACGACAGCCTTCCACCAATGAATTCTAAAAGTAAGGTTAAGATCTTataacattcaaatattcgtaaTTACCGACTTCTCACTAAGAAAATATTAACGTTATCGTGTTTAGTAGATCGTAATATTTACCACTGAGTCGCATATTGTTTCGCGTTCGTCGTGTTCCTCAATCATTTTAATCACAATTGAAGAAATTTTCTACCGAATACGATTTTGTTTTGAAGCATTCACGACACTAGCGCGCGCGCGCCTCCATCGGCTTCGCACATAAGAAGAACTAGGTTCAAATCATTTCCCGCActatcgaaatatttcaatcgaAATATCTCCGTCGAATATCGAAATATTTACGATGCCCGCGAAATTCGTTCTAAACTCAAAGCACTATAAAATTAGTCgctctttttatttcattactttttattaaaatagtaacacgaTATCATAGTATATAcaataatacagaaaatattatataattgttaTACACATATCACTGTGTAAAATTATAGTAGatattataaagtataataaagtatatagtataataaaattattaatttttcagaAAACACTTCTAATAATACCATAATGTAGCATAGATAGCAATGTAGAATATATTAGCGTAGTCTGTTTTGACAAAAATTTGACTTATACTCTTTTGCTATCCCAACAAAGATgtcatattaaatttatatccaAGATAGATGTAAATACCTCAAGTTTTGACAAATTCAAAATTAGATACGAAAACTAAGGGGTGTaaagtataatttattaatatctaaGAGGGAGGTAAAAGGGAAGTATAATGGAAACTCGTACTCGTGAGTGACATCAAATAAAATCCCCCTTAATAATATGATGGGTCGTCGAGGTGCATATGCGACGTAATTAAGTAAGAATAATTCAAAGGAAGATACGGAGGTGAGTAGCGGGGTTACAGCGATACATCATGAAAGATGCTCGCACTTGCACGCAATTAATTCTGAAATGCATATCATTTGGAAACAGGTGAATTTAGAGTAACGCCGCACCGTTTCGCGCGTGTATTTCATACGAGTCTCCTTCGGCTGGCGTCTTCGTCGTTGCTTTTAAGGTTTGTAACGTAAAGCTATTTTAGTCACTCGAGACAATTTGAGGTGACATCTTATTCTACTCCGTCCGTTGTAAAATAGTAATATCTATACGTAGACACGGTAAGTTCCTTCCCACGTTCTCTGTCTATCCCTCTGAGGCATAAatttcgtataaaatattccCAGCATGAAAATATTCTCTTCCCTGGTGAAGTGACATCTTATTCTATTCAATTCAGCGCACAAAACAATCCAGCGCCCGCGAGATTACGTAAATACCCTTTCCGCGTATCCGGCCACTAATGCGAAGTCATACTTGAAACATCGTTGAAATTTCCGATGTTACTTACCAATCCACCACCTTTATTTCGATGACTTTATTTATACCAACTAATTACGGGCAATAAAGTCGACGTCTGTGAGGCTAATCGGGTTTCAAATAAACTCTCACTCGTTGTTCCAATATGTAGTGTTAAGGAATTacagaatttttatattataaccaTTTTATTGCCTTCTTTTCTGAAAATTCTTAA
The Bombus affinis isolate iyBomAffi1 chromosome 2, iyBomAffi1.2, whole genome shotgun sequence genome window above contains:
- the LOC126927082 gene encoding histone acetyltransferase Tip60, with translation MIEEHDERETICDSVNSLVEGCRLPVRMHGTDDWPLAEIISVKDVHGVKCYYVHYVDFNKRLDEWVTEDCLDTRKVQYPRRDGTTPGTGAATPKKQAPSRPPSPSSLSNEPVNGSAVLQAALQKKMSRKRKATFIENEDSQDGPPQTPGPRPTGSLVAHHHDDIVTRMKNVELIELGRHRIRPWYFSPYPQEMVNLPCIYICEFCLKYRKSRKCLERHLAKCNLRHPPGNEIYRKGSISFFEIDGRKNKNYAQNLCLLAKLFLDHKTLYYDTDPFLFYVMTDFDSRGFHIVGYFSKEKESTEDHNVACILTLPPYQRRGYGKLLIEFSYELSKFEGKTGSPEKPLSDLGLLSYRSYWAHTILDILLNIKPLVENEKPQITISEICELTSIKKEDVISTLQNLNLINYYKGQYIVTLNREIIEQHAAAMEKRQIRIDPKCLHWTPKDWSVRAKW